The Zygosaccharomyces rouxii strain CBS732 chromosome G complete sequence genome contains a region encoding:
- the COX4 gene encoding cytochrome c oxidase subunit IV (similar to uniprot|P04037 Saccharomyces cerevisiae YGL187C COX4 Subunit IV of cytochrome c oxidase which is the terminal member of the mitochondrial inner membrane electron transport chain N-terminal 25 residues of precursor are cleaved during mitochondrial import), producing MLSLRQSLRFVTPATRAFSTSRVFLQSKPTNKTASSLAEVKDNETLIGPGAKEGTVPTDLEQATGLERLELLGKLEGVEFFDTKPLDSSRKGTMADPIVLESYEDYRYVGCTGSPADSHTIMWLKPTVNQVARCWECGSVYKVNPVGVPHGHSHH from the coding sequence ATGTTGTCTCTACGCCAGTCATTAAGATTTGTTACTCCTGCTACTAGAGCTTTTAGCACTTCAAGAGTCTTTCTACAATCCAAACCCACAAATAAAACTGCAAGTTCCCTTGCTGAAGTTAAAGACAATGAAACCTTAATTGGTCCTGGTGCTAAGGAAGGTACCGTGCCAACCGATTTGGAACAAGCCACCGGTTTAGAAAGATTGGAATTATTGGGTAAACTTGAAGGTGTAGAATTCTTCGACACTAAGCCATTGGATTCATCCAGAAAGGGTACTATGGCTGACCCAATCGTTTTAGAATCCTACGAAGACTACCGTTATGTTGGTTGTACCGGTTCTCCTGCCGATTCTCATACTATTATGTGGCTAAAACCAACCGTTAACCAAGTGGCTAGATGTTGGGAATGTGGATCTGTTTACAAAGTGAACCCAGTCGGTGTTCCTCACGGACATAGTCACCATTAA
- the GTS1 gene encoding Gts1p (weakly similar to uniprot|P40956 Saccharomyces cerevisiae YGL181W GTS1 Contains a zinc-finger in the N-terminus and a long Gln-rich region in the C-terminus regulates ultradian rhythm cell size cell cycle lifespan sporulation heat tolerance and multidrug transport) produces the protein MSRSRSRSSRVGAATENELKRLVSSPENANKCGECRALYPTWSSVNLGVMLCGRCASVHRKLLGFRDEGVYSHVKSLSMDRWSSAEIDDLANSGGNKRNNKVWNAKGIPFPFDADEDKSTVEQFIRDKYIFAKFRYDPVDPHEYGMNGGGYMPEGIRPRSRSRASSSSVGTLSTTDRLRSRSVGGSGYGSPMESTSKLTNRKARDYELSRYSRELRILRDRGYPSIDNNAEALSLAKGDVSRAMAILDRNTPPPSNRNRSGSSIGGYASDDYGRRSNGLAPSPLHSSAIRTASASAVDTLPHSVGQEGITGHLTEPKPNLPRRRAATTGPQPAVFDGTDGTGDLLLASLTGTPAQPQPQPAIFDGTTGMSGTPTGIFDGNTGVSVQQFLDPATGIIYVDQNEMALAQQQQLAQQAQQEQLQQQQQHAQAQAQAQAQAQQEQLQLQMLQQQRQQEQLQQQMSQQQMYLQQQTNQPQVDKNALMSLYQRPDMYSTPAEIREDHPQYNQIMQLQQQQQMMQAQMTQGQQQYPMYQGYWG, from the coding sequence ATgtcaagatcaagatcaagatctAGCAGAGTCGGTGCAGCTACTGAGAATGAACTCAAACGTCTTGTAAGTTCTCCAGAGAATGCAAATAAATGTGGAGAGTGCCGTGCTTTATATCCAACGTGGTCTTCTGTCAATCTAGGTGTTATGCTATGTGGTAGATGTGCCAGTGTTCATAGAAAACTGTTAGGATTTAGAGACGAAGGTGTTTATTCACATGTGAAATCTCTATCAATGGATCGATGGAGCTCGgctgaaattgatgatttggcAAATAGCGGTGGTAATAAACGTAATAATAAAGTCTGGAATGCTAAAGGCATTCCGTTTCCGTTCGACgcagatgaagataaatCAACGGTGGAACAATTCATTAGAGACAAGTATATTTTTGCGAAATTTAGATATGATCCAGTAGATCCACATGAATACGGCATGAATGGCGGTGGTTATATGCCCGAAGGAATTAGGCCAAGAAGCCGCAGTAGAGCTAGTTCAAGTAGCGTAGGAACGTTATCAACGACAGACAGACTGAGGAGTAGAAGTGTCGGTGGTTCTGGATATGGTTCACCAATGGAAAGTACAAGTAAACTGACGAATAGAAAGGCAAGGGATTATGAATTGAGTAGATATTCAAGGGAATTAAGAATTTTAAGGGATAGAGGATATCCGAGTATTGATAACAATGCAGAGGCCTTAAGTTTAGCAAAGGGTGATGTGTCACGTGCGATGGCTATACTTGACAGAAATACACCACCGCCATCCAATAGAAACAGAAGTGGTAGTAGTATTGGTGGTTATGCTAGTGACGATTATGGCAGAAGATCAAACGGATTAGCACCTTCCCCGCTACATTCATCTGCAATTAGAACTGCATCTGCGTCTGCAGTTGACACTTTACCTCATTCGGTTGGACAAGAGGGCATTACTGGGCATTTGACAGAACCAAAACCTAATCTTCCACGTAGAAGAGCAGCTACCACTGGTCCACAACCTGCTGTATTCGATGGTACTGATGGCACTGGTGATTTATTGTTGGCCAGTCTGACAGGTACTCCTGCACAACCACAGCCACAGCCGGCCATCTTTGATGGTACCACCGGTATGTCAGGTACACCTACAGGTATTTTTGATGGTAACACTGGTGTTTCCGTACAACAGTTCTTAGATCCTGCAACAGGAATTATTTATGTGGACCAAAACGAAATGGCATTGGcccaacaacaacaactgGCACAACAAGcacaacaagaacaattacaacaacagcaacaacacgcacaagcacaagcacaagcacaagcacaagcaCAACAGGAGCAATTACAACTGCAAATGTTGCAACAACAGCGACAACAGgaacaattacaacaacaaatgTCCCAGCAACAAATGTatctacaacaacaaacgAATCAACCTCAGGTGGATAAAAATGCCCTAATGTCACTTTACCAACGTCCGGATATGTATTCAACGCCAGCTGAAATAAGAGAAGATCACCCTCAGTACAACCAAATTATGcaactacaacaacagcagcagatGATGCAGGCGCAAATGACTCAGGGTCAACAGCAGTATCCGATGTACCAGGGCTACTGGGGCTGA
- a CDS encoding putative hydroxyacid dehydrogenase (similar to uniprot|P53100 Saccharomyces cerevisiae YGL185C Putative hydroxyacid dehydrogenase): MLDKPTVLFVAAPNQESHILRSSQFNDRFHTLTHVIESKDSFLQFLANHQAHDIRAIYGGYPAFIPIGGLQQDLIEHELFPKNLKCIAICSRGHNGFDLDCLSKHGIQLYKYQDDNIIYGNELKDFQRSQVGNDVADSALWHILEGFRKFSYQQSLTRKNDTTLAARSEALGKPGFAFGHELQGLKVESPRGKKCLILGLGSIGKRIGFKLQYGLEMEIHYSKRMQDPEVSTKHGWIFHKLDDTLYEHLWQFNAIVIALPLTDETKHLIDNHFLSHCNGPELVIVNIGRGSILHRDQVHEALQKGKLRHLGEDVFYNEPIVDQELRDDIKYTTVTPHIGSSTVQVFYQSCELALANILEATSGGKTDPLSRVV; encoded by the coding sequence atgCTAGATAAGCCAACAGTGCTGTTTGTTGCAGCACCTAACCAGGAATCTCACATACTACGTTCGTCTCAGTTTAACGATAGATTCCACACATTGACCCACGTCATAGAATCTAAGGATTCTTTTTTGCAGTTCTTGGCAAACCATCAAGCGCATGATATAAGGGCCATCTACGGTGGATATCCAGCATTTATACCCATTGGTGGTCTTCAACAGGACTTAATCGAACACGAGCTGTTCCCCAAGAACTTAAAATGTATTGCAATTTGTTCAAGGGGTCATAATGGATTCGATCTTGATTGTCTCTCGAAGCACGGGATACAACTTTACAAATATCAGGATGATAACATTATCTATGGGAACGAACTAAAAGACTTCCAAAGGAGCCAGGTTGGTAACGATGTAGCAGATAGTGCATTGTGGCACATCCTCGAAGGATTTAGGAAATTTTCATATCAGCAATCCCTAACAAGGAAGAATGATACCACGCTTGCCGCTAGAAGTGAAGCGTTGGGTAAACCAGGGTTTGCATTCGGTCATGAATTACAAGGTCTGAAAGTTGAGTCCCCCCGTGGTAAAAAATGCCTAATCCTTGGATTGGGTAGTATTGGTAAGCGCATTGGATTCAAATTACAATACGGGcttgaaatggaaattcACTATTCCAAACGTATGCAAGATCCAGAGGTATCAACCAAACACGGTTGGATTTTCCACAAATTAGATGATACCTTATATGAACACTTGTGGCAATTCAATGCTATTGTGATCGCACTACCACTGACCGACGAAACTAAACACTTGATCGATAATCACTTTTTATCACATTGTAATGGTCCTGAACTTGTAATTGTCAATATAGGCCGTGGCAGCATTTTACACAGAGACCAAGTCCACGAAGCTCTCCAAAAGGGTAAACTACGCCATCTGGGAGAAGACGTTTTTTACAACGAACCTATAGTGGATCAAGAACTGAGAGATGATATCAAGTATACAACGGTAACTCCACACATCGGTAGCAGTACAGTGCAAGTGTTTTACCAGAGCTGTGAACTAGCACTGGCCAATATCCTAGAGGCTACTAGTGGCGGGAAAACGGATCCCCTATCAAGAGTTGTCTGA
- the STR3 gene encoding cystathionine beta-lyase STR3 (similar to uniprot|P53101 Saccharomyces cerevisiae YGL184C STR3 Cystathionine beta-lyase converts cystathionine into homocysteine): protein MNPKTSVVSNSLHRDQHGASVQPVYMSTTFKVDLRSDGQAYDYSRSGNPTRSLLHRQLGQLYNVPESQVHAVSSGMTALDAIMRGLILSNTSHVPTILAGDDLYGGSDRLLTFLKTRCHARTINVDTSNFDKFQEAFLSVDKVDCVHIESPTNPMCKVVDVPRIISFVKSVSPQTYVIVDNTMMSGLLCNPLSLGADAVYESATKFLNGHHDIMAGVVVSRNQKIADAIYFVVNATGCGLAPMDSWLLIRGLKTLSVRLYQQQFNAMVLAEWLEQSCGFKQSKDNSLLRTRYVGLQSHPQFSLHRSFNDGPGAVLSFETGSTPLSRRIVSSKALKIWSVTVSFGCVNSLISLPCSMSHASIDPNVRKEREFPEDLIRLCVGIEDIVDLQKDLLAAMVDAGVLELKGDTIYNKLNGHKATNTIGRKQYVQRSIYDVFYGEPLVHSQQRFSNRSIKL, encoded by the coding sequence atgaatccCAAGACTTCAGTTGTGTCTAATTCTCTACACAGAGATCAACATGGTGCATCCGTGCAGCCGGTTTATATGTCCACTACCTTCAAGGTGGATCTGCGGAGCGATGGACAAGCATACGATTACTCAAGGTCAGGAAATCCCACTAGATCTCTATTGCATAGACAACTCGGTCAACTGTACAACGTGCCAGAGTCTCAGGTCCACGCTGTAAGTTCGGGTATGACTGCTTTGGATGCGATCATGCGCGGCTTAATTCTTTCGAACACATCTCACGTACCCACTATTCTAGCTGGTGATGACCTCTACGGTGGTTCTGATAGACTCTTAAcgtttttgaaaacaagGTGTCATGCAAGAACGATTAATGTAGACacttcaaattttgataaatttcaagaggCCTTTCTTTCGGTCGATAAAGTCGATTGCGTTCACATCGAATCTCCAACAAACCCAATGTGTAAAGTGGTGGATGTTCCAAGAATAATATCATTTGTTAAGAGTGTGTCTCCTCAGACCTACGTGATCGTCGATAATACTATGATGAGTGGACTACTGTGTAACCCATTGTCCCTTGGAGCCGATGCCGTTTACGAATCCGCTACCAAGTTTCTCAATGGTCACCACGATATCATGGCAGGTGTTGTAGTTTCACGCAATCAGAAAATCGCTGATGCAATTTACTTTGTGGTCAATGCGACAGGATGTGGATTAGCGCCAATGGACTCTTGGCTGCTGATTAGAGGGTTGAAAACTTTAAGCGTACGTCTTTACCAGCAACAGTTCAATGCAATGGTGCTAGCAGAATGGTTGGAGCAATCGTGCGGGTTTAAACAATCCAAGGACAACTCGCTGTTGCGTACAAGATACGTCGGTTTACAATCTCACCCACAATTTAGTCTGCACAGGTCGTTTAATGATGGTCCTGGTGCGGTGCTTTCATTCGAGACCGGATCCACACCGCTGTCTCGTCGTATAGTGTCTTCTAAGGCTCTTAAGATTTGGTCAGTAACGGTTTCATTCGGCTGtgtcaattctttgatttcacTTCCTTGCAGCATGTCGCATGCTTCGATAGATCCTAACGTGAGGAAGGAAAGAGAGTTCCCAGAGGATCTAATTAGACTCTGCGTAGGGATTGAAGATATCGTCGACTTGCAAAAAGACTTGCTTGCAGCCATGGTGGATGCAGGCGtattagaattgaaaggCGATACCATTTACAACAAGCTCAATGGCCATAAGGCTACCAATACTATTGGTCGTAAGCAATACGTGCAGCGCAGTATTTATGACGTTTTCTACGGCGAACCATTAGTGCATTCACAACAAAGATTTTCCAATAGATCAATAAAACTTTAG
- the COM2 gene encoding Com2p (weakly similar to uniprot|P39959 Saccharomyces cerevisiae YER130C Hypothetical ORF) — protein sequence MESIPRMSNPYQLGRVESNDTAVGSGIFNNPKYEVGDAITRTRTTGDDFNLQLTKDNYDYDNSVNNDLTGNTITSEASAGAARGSGSAVMTAFEDYLDLDLEAMQLQQHLQQQQQLQLQQMQLHLQQQQRQQQQQQQKQQQFLPMLPKRDSSRRLSISDYDVDNAGYYEYEYFGKPSFQIGDSSRSSSNTRDYNDRADVNLNDKNNEVMNEPFADLDFKLSAGSTTATNNNNDNNINNANFLQDEVVMMSDEDWGTPSDETAVQMGRNNDLFDFVPQSQSLEVPMVEDYNLDVDVDAPLIEPQQPPKKKVKDYFKLNFFTNNSNNNNSNNNNTSNTSNGSGNGADLVVGDEPVFKKKYFWNRNPMKRRARQDDPLEMEEDHTLVNPSQLVTFSNEYDDDDSHTVSEPLTQFAVFDNLEDKLPAAVIDPAQTPVTTVNHVEPVAPMAVTTTTDNIIDNNNSNSNSDSNTTATPSPPPLVRKRLGSMPKTRGRKPSPILDATKHFGCEYCDRRFKRQEHLKRHVRSLHMCEKPFGCHICGKKFSRSDNLNQHIKTHTHQ from the coding sequence ATGGAATCAATACCTCGTATGTCAAACCCATATCAGCTTGGAAGGGTGGAATCGAATGATACAGCAGTTGGTTCAGGAATTTTCAATAATCCCAAATACGAAGTTGGCGATGCAATAACAAGAACGAGGACAACAGGtgatgattttaatttGCAGTTAACCAAGGACAACTATGACTATGATAATTCAGTTAATAACGACCTTACAGGTAATACAATCACTAGCGAAGCAAGCGCAGGCGCAGCAAGAGGATCTGGATCAGCTGTTATGACGGCTTTCGAagattatttggatttggatttagaaGCAATGCAATTGCAACAGCACttgcagcagcagcaacagtTGCAATTACAGCAGATGCAGTTGCATctgcaacaacaacaacgtcagcagcagcagcagcagcaaaaacaacaacagttcCTGCCGATGCTGCCCAAAAGGGATAGTAGTAGGAGGTTGTCCATTTCAGATTATGATGTCGATAATGCTGGCTATTACGAATATGAATATTTTGGTAAACCTAGTTTCCAGATCGGTGATTCTAGTCGTAGTAGCAGTAATACTAGGGACTATAATGATAGAGCTGACGTGAATTTAAATGATAAGAATAACGAAGTAATGAATGAACCATTTGcagatttggatttcaaATTAAGTGCAGGATCAACGACAGCAacaaataataataatgacaataatattaataatgCCAATTTCCTGCAGGATGAAGTTGTGATGATGagtgatgaagattggGGAACCCCAAGCGATGAAACGGCGGTTCAAATGGGAAGAAATAACGATCTTTTCGATTTTGTCCCCCAAAGTCAAAGTTTAGAGGTTCCAATGGTGGAGGATTATAATTTAGATGTTGACGTTGATGCACCACTAATTGAGCCGCAACAACctccaaagaaaaaagttaAGGActatttcaaattgaattttttcacgAACAACAgcaataataataatagtaataataataatacgAGTAATACGAGTAATGGTAGTGGGAATGGTGCTGATTTGGTGGTTGGTGATGAACCTGTCTTTAAGAAGAAGTATTTCTGGAATAGAAATCCTATGAAGAGGCGAGCTCGCCAAGATGATCCTCTCGAGATGGAAGAGGATCATACTTTGGTGAATCCATCCCAATTGGTGACTTTTTCCAAtgaatatgatgatgatgatagtCATACTGTATCAGAGCCCTTAACACAGTTTGCCGTTTTTGATAATCTAGAAGATAAACTTCCTGCAGCAGTGATAGACCCAGCGCAGACGCCAGTTACCACAGTCAATCATGTCGAACCTGTAGCGCCAATGGCGGTAACGACAACAACTGATAATATTAtcgataataataatagcaACAGTAATAGTGATAGCAACACTACTGCTACACCATCCCCTCCTCCGCTGGTTAGGAAAAGACTGGGATCGATGCCCAAGACTCGTGGCCGTAAACCTTCACCAATACTCGATGCTACAAAACATTTCGGTTGCGAGTACTGTGATAGAAGGTTCAAAAGACAAGAGCATTTAAAACGTCATGTTCGTTCCTTACATATGTGCGAAAAGCCCTTTGGCTGTCACATATGTGGTAAGAAATTTAGCAGAAGCGACAATTTGAATCAGCATATAAAGACACACACACATCAGTGA
- the ATG1 gene encoding serine/threonine protein kinase ATG1 (similar to uniprot|P53104 Saccharomyces cerevisiae YGL180W ATG1 Protein serine/threonine kinase required for autophagy and for the cytoplasm-to-vacuole targeting (Cvt) pathway): MSEKKPVTIVNGEYTMEKEIGRGSFAMVFKGYRSSDRSEHIAIKAVSRSKLKNKKLLENLEIEIAILKKIKHPHIVGLMDCERTATDFFLVMEYCALGDLTFLIRKRKELTENHPLLKSVFEKYPPPSPNHNGLHRAFIVNYLQQLASSLRFLRTKNLVHRDIKPQNLLLATPLMGYHDAQSFHESGFVGIYNLPILKIADFGFARFLPNTSLAETLCGSPLYMAPEILNYQKYNAKADLWSVGAVLYEMCCGKPPFKASNHLELYKKIKRANDVITFPSQCEVEQELKDLICGLLTFDPANRMGFAEFFENKLVTEDLSPYEMDEAVPELETKSKDVVESNMFISEYLAKPPPPSSKRQSNGTRPLVKEDLKPLTSHDVQQRQLETAAGHPNANNDTSGSNKNNNNNSNNNALINPSRTVRGNPSMGRAKKIGSSGSGSDLMLEKEYVVVEKKTVEVNALADEFAQAGPGPAVLQQQQQQQQQQLPNSRQGTPASQRQRNLSDGSSPMAHVGAQPQQQAFLTGRTARTSNSSGGSNSRRASLVDRRLSLTSLNPSSALSRALGIASTRLFGTTPTNQNQQQQSSNSSSPNYRSSLLNPKIFQDLTENIILRVEHLQGQLPQKMDGNSVILWLETLSAKAFVVFSYAEVKFSQIVPLPKNSKDHHFEKRLSNSSCAVEEEEDDEPDFLAKQGFRNRSASTTSSVLNELPTNEMLQLCTEAVILYMKALSILAKAMQITSTWWYESQDKVYSLRLNLLVQWIRERFNESLEKADFLRVKINELKTACASDRTLIKPEGAKETLETNDQLKQDEGDSPQIDEIGDEEPVYLEKMLYDRSLEISKAAAKLEIQGEHLNNCELAYATSLWMLKTLLDETSDEYLYNEQDIVTTGILDEQDKRIIKKYIDSIANRLKALRHKMNHG, encoded by the coding sequence ATGTCAGAAAAGAAACCTGTGACGATAGTAAATGGTGAATATACCATGGAGAAAGAGATCGGTAGAGGATCCTTTGCCATGGTCTTTAAAGGATATCGTAGTAGCGATAGGTCTGAACATATCGCCATCAAAGCGGTATCAAGAtcaaagttgaaaaataaaaaattattggaaaatttagagATTGAAATAGctattttgaagaagattaaGCATCCCCACATTGTGGGTCTTATGGATTGTGAAAGGACGGCGACAGATTTCTTTCTTGTAATGGAATACTGTGCATTAGGTGATTTGACGTTTTTAATTAGGAAACGGAAGGAACTTACGGAAAACCACCCATTGCTAAAATCTGTATTTGAGAAGTATCCACCACCAAGTCCAAATCATAATGGACTACACCGTGCTTTCATCGTAAACTATTTACAACAATTGGCATCTTCTCTTAGATTTTTAAGGACGAAGAATTTGGTTCATAGGGATATTAAACCACAGAATTTGCTGCTAGCTACACCATTGATGGGGTATCATGATGCTCAAAGTTTTCATGAAAGTGGATTCGTCGGCATTTACAATCTACccattttaaaaattgCAGATTTTGGATTTGCTAGATTTTTACCAAACACTTCATTGGCCGAGACCTTGTGTGGTAGTCCTTTGTACATGGCCcctgaaattttaaactaTCAAAAATATAATGCCAAAGCAGATTTATGGTCTGTAGGGGCCGTGCTTTATGAAATGTGTTGTGGGAAACCGCCATTTAAAGCATCTAACCATTTAGAGCTTTAcaaaaagatcaaaagaGCTAATGATGTAATTACTTTCCCTAGTCAATGTGAGGTCGAACAAGAACTTAAAGATTTAATATGTGGCTTGTTAACGTTTGATCCAGCCAATAGAATGGGATTTGCAGAATTTTTTGAGAACAAGTTGGTTACAGAAGATTTATCACCATACGAAATGGATGAAGCGGTACCAGAACTCGAGACTAAGTCTAAGGACGTCGTGGAAAGTAATATGTTCATATCTGAATATTTGGCAAAACCTCCGCCTCCCTCTTCAAAGAGACAGTCAAATGGCACCAGACCTTTGgtcaaagaagatttgaaaccattgaCTTCTCATGACGTACAGCAACGACAGTTAGAAACCGCTGCAGGTCATCCAAACGCTAACAATGATACCAGTGGTAGtaataaaaacaataataataacagtaataataacgcCCTAATCAATCCATCCCGTACTGTTAGAGGAAATCCTTCTATGGGTAGAGCCAAGAAGATTGGTTCGTCGGGCTCTGGGTCTGATCTCATGTTAGAAAAGGAATATGTCGTTGTGGAGAAAAAGACAGTGGAGGTTAATGCATTGGCAGATGAATTCGCTCAGGCAGGGCCGGGACCAGCCGTtttgcaacaacaacaacaacagcaacaacaacagttaCCAAATAGTAGACAGGGTACACCAGCATCACAGAGACAGAGAAATTTATCAGACGGATCATCGCCTATGGCTCACGTAGGAGCACAACCACAGCAACAGGCGTTCTTAACGGGTCGTACGGCACGTACATCCAATTCAAGTGGTGGTAGTAATTCTCGCAGAGCTTCTTTAGTTGATCGCAGGCTTTCTTTAACGTCGTTGAATCCTTCAAGCGCTCTTTCCAGAGCTCTAGGTATTGCTTCTACAAGGTTATTTGGCACAACACCGACAAATCAAAACCAGCAGCAGCAATCgtctaattcatcttctccAAACTACAGGTCTTCTCTGTTAAATCCTAagattttccaagatttaaCAGAAAATATCATTTTACGTGTGGAGCATCTGCAGGGTCAGTTGCCGCAAAAGATGGATGGGAACAGTGTTATTTTGTGGTTAGAAACTTTGTCAGCAAAGGCATTCGTTGTTTTCTCGTATGCTGAAGTGAAATTCTCACAGATTGTCCCCTTAccaaaaaattctaaagatcaccattttgaaaaaaggtTGAGTAACAGTAGTTGTGCTgttgaagaggaagaagatgatgaacctgATTTTCTTGCTAAGCAAGGGTTTCGTAATAGAAGTGCATCCACCACTAGTTCAGTATTAAACGAATTGCCAACCAATGAGATGCTTCAACTGTGCACTGAAGCTGTTATTTTATACATGAAGGCTTTGTCAATTCTAGCGAAGGCAATGCAAATTACATCTACTTGGTGGTATGAATCCCAAGATAAAGTTTACTCATTGAGGCTCAACCTTTTGGTACAATGGATTCGTGAAAGATTCAACGAAAGTTTGGAAAAGGCAGATTTCTTGAGGGTGAAGATCAACGAATTGAAGACGGCTTGTGCCAGCGATCGTACCCTAATCAAACCAGAAGGTGCTAAAGAAACGTTGGAGACAAATGATCAGCTGAAACAAGATGAAGGAGATTCGCCgcaaattgatgaaattgggGATGAAGAGCCTGTGTATCTGGAAAAAATGCTTTATGATAGATCTTTAgagatttcaaaagctgCTGCCAAATTAGAAATTCAAGGTGAACACTTGAACAATTGTGAATTGGCCTATGCAACATCTCTATGGATGTTGAAGACTCTGTTAGATGAGACTTCGGATGAATACCTATATAACGAGCAGGATATCGTTACTACAGGGATTCTAGATGAGCAAGATAAAAGGATTATCAAGAAATACATTGACAGTATCGCTAACCGTTTAAAGGCATTGAGGCATAAGATGAACCACGGATGA
- the MND1 gene encoding Mnd1p (similar to uniprot|P53102 Saccharomyces cerevisiae YGL183C MND1 Protein required for recombination and meiotic nuclear division forms a complex with Hop2p which is involved in chromosome pairing and repair of meiotic double-strand breaks) produces MPPRKQVVTLEEKKSRILNFFQEEFSFYNMKELEKLIPKKCGISSMLVKDLVQQMIDEDGIVSVEKCGNINIYWCFKNQITQRIYDNCHKISQQCQDTKISIEDTKCKLNSATANERSPRFQDNNGKTLSRSKELTKHKDIEENLKSLQLQYNQISQSRWDHDKIRRKRQEIRDKRDKLEKMTDNVEILMEYLCKRFCLESRQLRKELEIPDEFEEIPIV; encoded by the exons ATG CCGCCAAGGAAACAAGTTGTTACACtcgaagagaaaaaatcaagGATActcaatttcttccaagaagaattctCCTTCTACAATatgaaagaattagaaaaattgataccTAAAAAGTGTGGAATTTCATCTATGTTGGTCAAGGATTTGGTCCAACAGATGATTGACGAGGACGGTATTGTATCTGTAGAAAAATGTGGTAATATCAATATCTACTGGTGTTTTAAAAATCAAATTACGCAGAGGATTTATGATAATTGTCATAAGATTTCACAACAGTGTCAAGATACTAAAATTTCTATTGAAGATACTAAATGTAAATTAAATTCCGCCACTGCTAACGAAAGAAGTCCCCGTTTCCAAGATAATAATGGGAAAACACTATCGAGATCTAAGGAATTGACCAAACATAAAGATATAGAAGAGAACCTCAAATCTCTTCAGTTACAGTACAACCAAATTTCACAATCAAGGTGGGATCATGACAAGATCAGACGTAAACGCCAAGAGATTCGTGATAAAAGAGATAAACTAGAAAAAATGACTGACAACGTCGAAATTCTTATGGAATACCTTTGTAAAAGGTTCTGTTTAGAATCTAGACAATTGAGAAAGGAGTTGGAAATTcctgatgaatttgaagaaatcccCATCGTATga